From Leishmania donovani BPK282A1 complete genome, chromosome 2, one genomic window encodes:
- a CDS encoding phosphoglycan beta 1,3 galactosyltransferase, which produces MEEEFASSAAKRRGNAGVGAGYVPLHSSTFQHLTAPLMRNDGCAGERTKLQHEFSNDTNEYAFSNSSTSPPLFTGRAWALRSPEQRAHASATSDPNLPRPKCPAISGGTAKTRHRQSFLHAGNRRPLRLAMAMVVAACILLSSLTVLLFRDSDLPLKPRRVLNITTLQPIEELRGWAQETGVLVQHEGALTRLDLTAAQRACIVAGAPYAACELVRLSAKELPSWTLHVVKKKCHDCMDTYTYRTTVKAVQLHKRHGVYATSSAPLGRVGPMLLAMTSVTDDVNVRTELPQWEWLRHVYGEGFPTAGGAGEGAAQPRTPYLAVMGIPSTDQPARAALREAQRRTWLTYQEVARTENHFDAAL; this is translated from the coding sequence atGGAAGAGGAGTTCGCCAGTAGCGCTGCCAAACGAcgcggcaacgccggcgtcggtgctggTTATGTACCGCTGCATAGTAGCACCTTCCAGCACCTGACGGCACCTCTTATGCGCAATGACGGGTGCGCTGGAGAACGCAcgaagctgcagcacgaATTTTCGAACGACACAAACGAGTATGCCTTCAGCAACTCgtccacgtcgccgccgctctttACGGGGCGTGCATGGGCGCTCCGTTCGCccgagcagcgcgcacacgcgtcaGCGACCTCGGACCCGAACTTGCCGCGCCCGAAGTGCCCGGCtatcagcggcggcacagctAAAACGCGGCATCGACAATCTTTTTTGCATGCGGGTAATCGCCGCCCTCTGCGGCTTGCAATGGCGATGgtcgtcgccgcctgcaTCCTTCTCTCGTCACTCACCGTGCTGCTATTCCGCGACTCTGATCTCCCATTAAAGCCGCGGCGTGTCTTGAACATCACCACACTGCAGCCGATAGAAGAGCTGAGGGGCTGGGCTCAAGAAACTGGCGTCTTGGTGCAGCATGAGGGCGCCCTGACGCGGCTCGACCTCACTGCTGCTCAGCGAGCCTGCATCGTGGCCGGCGCTCCGTATGCCGCCTGCGAGCTGGTCCGCCTCAGCGCCAAAGAGCTGCCCTCGTGGACACTGCACGTTGTGAAAAAGAAGTGCCACGACTGCATGGACACATACACTTACCGCACCACTGTGAAAGCCGTGCAACTGCACAAGCGCCATGGCGTGTACGCGACGTCGTCTGCACCGCTGGGCCGCGTCGGGCCGATGCTGCTGGCGATGACGAGCGTGACGGACGACGTGAATGTGcgcacggagctgccgcagtggGAGTGGCTGCGGCACGTGTACGGTGAAGGGTTTCCGAccgcgggcggcgctggcgagggggctgcgcagccgcggacACCGTATCTTGCCGTGATGGGCATCCCGTCGACGGATCAgccggcgcgtgctgcgctgcgtgaggCACAGCGCAGGACATGGCTGACGTAccaggaggtggcgcgcacgGAGAACCACTTCGATGCCGCGCTG
- a CDS encoding phosphoglycan beta 1,2 arabinosyltransferase yields MLVSCITIMYLLCTLQFLIVEPDVSRENAAVSGHETRTNISSPAIRLMANELELPPIRVMAADHACAVCTNGVVYAQTGEEGGPAAAASRPDNVTAMVCRKVLKEQVDVLTSVEECVARLHRLGMLHAVATREEDVNASCVRVTVPAIVGRMSGGSDSCPAFLAEIRPGIDKHAKLQVWFPRMPSWPLPGSRALPYVGTAAVRDTDVDRDVAPPASLEITSDGSTIVLRFGRDTTSTVPEAFELRCPTHFFSVLVGRWGRQHNQLQELLHGLAFARASNRTYVLPSFTPDTSLPYVRYDASSLYGFNAIRHEGRYCLVTNAEVKLIFAQLQAMGVVMDMRRVDYIGVVKPPLSPPQMAQERVRRWWVLPPVRDGVREYNLESWLADSRSSSPPLHSVADHRADSVLFRESVEPLMGDDLFRTPTEAEQYSRWDRIKMFASCMLEVLGGDHVGDDAAGEDAQVRMAVLSGVVAYFLHPQLEEVTRLFGLLRPSAHVSAEVDRVYSKSAAALGWPTAGSTKDADGRLVMRDTLRPANFKGVIGIHARRRERTCRAEAMRLWGTNFALTVDRYTVDSTNPNWAGVNSTVSSIESDCSWTAGSAVELCLQYAHWLRANMSATFGHDHVPTSYVAYDDQSGPMADNMERVMQRLPAAVIVKGIGNVTAQYPRRFVASYDSRIKTSFKAVYSAARAKAEKKLQVHAKSSNYSTLLQKALVNTLYEPGLREMQAMSFDYIVLTNTGVFRGNVISSVATNVMLRRWGRGLPSHGLLAGYLESFYKGFY; encoded by the coding sequence ATGCTCGTCAGCTGCATCACAATTATGTACTTGCTCTGCACGCTGCAGTTCCTCATCGTTGAACCCGACGTGAGCCGTGAGAATGCCGCCGTTTCAGGCCACGAGACGAGGACCAACATATCCTCGCCCGCGATAAGGCTCATGGCGAATGAACTAGAGCTGCCACCCATCCGCGTGATGGCTGCCGATCACGCATGCGCTGTGTGCACCAACGGTGTGGTGTATGCTCAAACCGGCGAAGAGGGCGgtcccgctgctgcggcgagcaGGCCTGACAACGTGACCGCTATGGTGTGCCGCAAGGTTTTAAAGGAGCAGGTCGATGTGCTGACATCCGTCGAGGAGtgcgtggcgcggctgcaccgcctcggaATGCTGCATGCGGTCGCAAcccgcgaggaggacgtgaacgcgtcgtgcgtgcgtgtgacgGTGCCCGCGATTGTGGGCCGCATGAGCGGTGGCAGTGACTCATGCCCCGCGTTCCTGGCTGAGATACGTCCGGGGATCGATAAGCATGCGAAGTTGCAGGTGTGGTTTCCGCGCATGCCGTCGTGGCCGCTACCGGGGagccgcgcgctgccgtaCGTCGGGACTGCGGCTGTGCGTGACACGGACGTTGACCGCGACGTTGCGCCGCCCGCGTCGTTAGAGATAACgagcgacggcagcacgaTCGTGCTACGGTTTGGCCGTGATACGACGTCGACTGTGCCGGAGGCTTTTGAGCTGCGGTGCCCGACGCACTTCTTCTCCGTCTTGGTTGGGCGCTGGGGCCGCCAGCACAaccagctgcaggagctccTGCACGGCCTCGCCTTTGCTCGCGCGTCGAACCGCACGTATGTGCTGCCATCCTTTACGCCGGATACGAGTTTGCCGTATGTGCGCTACGATGCGTCGAGTCTATACGGGTTCAACGCGATCCGGCACGAGGGGCGGTACTGCCTCGTCACGAACGCCGAGGTGAAGCTGATcttcgcgcagctgcaggcgatgGGCGTTGTGATGGACATGCGCCGCGTGGACTACATCGGCGTCGTGAAACCGCCTCTTTCCCCCCCACAGATGGCGCAGGAGAGAGTCCGCCGGTGGTGGGTGCTGCCACcggtgcgcgacggcgtgcgcGAGTACAACCTCGAGAGCTGGCTTGCCGACTCGAGGTCGTcctcgcctccgctgcacTCCGTGGCGGACCACCGCGCTGACTCGGTGCTGTTCCGCGAGTCTGTGGAGCCGCTGATGGGGGATGATTTGTTTCGCACCCCTACCGAGGCTGAGCAGTACAGCCGCTGGGACCGCATCAAGATGTTCGCTTCGTGCATGCTTGAGGTGCTTGGCGGCGACCACGtgggcgacgacgcggcaggTGAGGACGCGCAGGTGCGGATGGCCGTGTTGTCCGGCGTGGTGGCGTATTTCCTTCACCCGCAactggaggaggtgacgcGGCTGTtcgggctgctgcgcccgTCCGCGCATGTGTCTGCGGAGGTGGATCGGGTGTACTCGAAgagtgctgcagcgcttggGTGGCCGACGGCTGGTTCGACCAAGGACGCTGACGGGCGGCTTGTGATGCGCGACACACTACGGCCTGCAAACTTCAAGGGCGTGATCGGGATTCATGCTCGCCGTCGTGAGCGTACGTGCCGTGCCGAGGCCATGCGTCTCTGGGGCACAAACTTCGCGCTGACGGTCGACAGGTACACCGTCGACAGCACGAACCCGAACTGGGCTGGCGTGAACTCGACGGTGTCAAGCATCGAGAGCGACTGCTCGTGGACTGCGGGGTCTGCGGTGGAGCTGTGCCTGCAGTACGCGCACTGGCTTAGGGCAAACATGTCGGCCACGTTTGGCCACGATCACGTGCCGACGAGCTATGTTGCGTACGACGACCAGAGTGGGCCGATGGCAGACAACATGGAGAGGGTGATGCAGCGACTTCCCGCGGCGGTGATCGTGAAGGGCATCGGCAACGTAACCGCGCAGTACCCGCGACGTTTTGTGGCGTCGTACGACAGCCGCATCAAAACCAGTTTTAAAGCTGTTTACAGTGCTGCGCGGGCGAAGGCGGAAAAAAAGCTGCAGGTGCACGCAAAATCGTCGAATTACTctacgctgctgcagaaggcgTTGGTGAACACTTTATACGAGCCTGGTTTGAGGGAGATGCAGGCCATGTCGTTCGACTACATCGTGCTCACGAACACGGGGGTGTTCCGCGGCAACGTCATCTCGTCTGTGGCGACGAACGTGATGCTGCGCCGTTGGGGCCGTGGACTCCCCTCTCATGGTTTACTGGCTGGGTACCTCGAGTCGTTTTACAAGGGCTTCTACTGA
- a CDS encoding phosphoglycan beta 1,3 galactosyltransferase yields MSDGEHLRQGHLSSLALVLNRYGADDDGGGGGPTAYRCKASKANGALASSATTQSVMGTGRTDQDGWRGASSQHPSGRGSQHASAHTVNSAPTLPLPPQPPHMLAAMKIASVAHTTPMPPMKAHGSTCSMWGELHVAAAAAAVEGSVRPNRRDRAGLEENDARLLPLFLPSAPSAAAAAPPSTFRGSNWHRRPCACWRGRCSQVWLRMGSAAQTGHRWLRRCLRGTLEDAEREKGASRRQKRKLGVRGFLLVSIVCIALMVFGVYSCVVRRLRRPHVPSWNGTLSILVQHEDAPRRMRLQYSRKVKWIHLPSWTLRVVPARCEDCLDHDTYVIALQRAVDGLERMQREDNARQRAELQAPHQQQEGHQPDAFGVGSGVAFNVGAHGETAAPLTTAALEDLLKAKGGPYAVFANIGAPLGKIGPMLFAMRSVTDGVDVEAELPRWKWLRHASISSEARAVRSPPYIAVMGIHSADTVSHAQLRDAQRSTWFRYTVVARSENDFQGRLLPLYIIAAQEREAATDPTWVGQDEDTGPAAAAEFYRPTLQEFADATNFYRALAMSLSSGGAALGGFSYCQRRMSLRPEWGTSDLTSSPCDHIISSTVHGSADSPRPPLAVLAEHLRLPIIPAFTAAARFLCEASSGLWMEALQHSDVLWIDMLADRRETAKTERGDSRWRMAAQVGMTQRTVLWLEYAYHAFPDVPFIVKSYDDIYIKVPQIVSDFAYVLNGRRHRDLDANLMDNDGNAPLPVDAVSGAGDTLRTGAPLGSTSQLRLPHSPESECVHWGLRDEKRFLQRQHMMTRKLARVVLEKPQEAYGTKGLRDVALLSMRDFNPIFADIYTEVAMTEEDRFIGSVLHGRRARAAQLCPHRRITRVEETMSRFHDLRRDARGIVTWASVALHRCTPADMYYLHTNYFVEEHRLSGGTTPAEAAAAEKAAQERGAQWIRANINASLGPGWDNLNPVLWVPYSAHPEDAKPGIFLVQDGVAVYNITF; encoded by the coding sequence ATGTCGGATGGGGAGCACCTCCGGCAGGGCCATCTTAGCAGCTTAGCTCTGGTGCTGAACCGATACGGAGCCGACGacgatggaggaggcggcggccccaCTGCATACAGGTGTAAGGCAAGCAAGGCCAACGGCGCTCTAGCGAGTAGTGCGACAACCCAGAGCGTCATGGGTACCGGAAGAACGGACCAGGACGGCTGGAGAGGCGCATCCTCGCAGCACCCATCCGGACGCGGCTCGCAGCATGCATCTGCCCACACAGTAAACTCGGCACCAACATTGCCattgccgccgcagccgcctcacATGCTCGCGGCGATGAAGATAGCGTCCGTCGCCCACACAACACCGATGCCACCAATGAAGGCTCACGGAAGCACCTGCTCCATGTGGGGTGAGCTCCacgtggctgctgcagctgccgctgtggagGGCAGCGTGCGGCCCAACCGACGCGACAGAGCAGGTTTAGAAGAGAACGATGCCCGACTTCTTCCACTGTTCTTGCCATCCGCGCCGTctgcggccgcggctgccccGCCAAGCACCTTCAGAGGAAGCAACTGGCACCGTCggccgtgcgcgtgctggcgGGGGAGATGCTCGCAGGTGTGGCTGCGGATGGGCTCCGCTGCCCAGACAGGTCACAggtggctgcggcgatgCCTGAGGGGGACGCTCGAGGatgcagagcgagagaaaggtGCCAGTCGACGGCAGAAACGGAAACTCGGGGTGCGAGGGTTTCTCCTGGTCAGCATTGTCTGCATCGCGCTCATGGTCTTCGGCGTCTACAGCTGTGTTGTGCGTCGACTGCGTCGACCCCATGTGCCGAGCTGGAACGGCACGCTGTCCATCCTTGTCCAGCACGAGgatgcgccgcggcgcatgcgcctcCAGTACTCGCGAAAGGTCAAGTGGATCCACCTGCCGTCGTGGACGCTGAGGGTGGTGCCGGCACGCTGCGAGGATTGCCTCGATCATGACACGTATGTgatcgcgctgcagcgggctGTCGATGGACTGGAACGAATGCAGCGTGAGGACAACGCGAGACAGCGAGCCGAGTTGCAGGCGccccatcagcagcaggaggGTCACCAGCCAGATGCCTTTGGAGTCGGTAGCGGCGTCGCCTTTAATGTTGGCGCACACGGTgagacagcggcgccgctcacgACGGCGGCCTTGGAGGATCTCCTCAAGGCGAAAGGCGGCCCATACGCGGTGTTCGCCAACATCGGCGCGCCACTGGGAAAGATTGGCCCCATGCTGTTCGCGATGCGCAGCGTGaccgacggcgtcgacgtggaAGCCGAGCTGCCTCGCTGGAAATGGCTGCGACACGCCAGCATCTCCTCGGAAGCCCGCGCTGTGAGGTCACCACCCTACATCGCCGTCATGGGCATCCACTCCGCTGACACCGTTTCCCATGCTCAGCTGCGggatgcgcagcgcagcacgtggTTCCGCTACACCGTTGTTGCCCGCAGCGAGAACGACTTTCAAGGACGTCTTCTGCCCCTGTACATCATCGCGGCACaggagcgcgaggcggcgacggacCCGACATGGGTAGGCCAGGATGAAGACACCGggcctgcggctgcggcggagtTTTATCGACCGACGCTACAGGAGTTCGCTGACGCGACCAACTTCTACCGCGCACTTGCCATGTCGCTTTCGAGCGGAGGCGCGGCGCTTGGCGGTTTCTCATATTGTCAGCGACGCATGTCGCTCCGGCCGGAGTGGGGCACATCGGATTTGACGAGCTCTCCTTGTGATCACATTATCTCATCCAcggtgcacggcagcgccgacagcCCGCGAccaccgctggcggtgctggccgAGCACCTTCGGCTTCCCATTATTCCAGCGttcaccgcggcagcgcgcttcTTGTGCGAGGCGTCGAGCGGTCTTTGGATGGAGGCTCTTCAGCACAGCGACGTGCTGTGGATCGATATGCTGGCGGACcgcagagagacagcgaaGACGGAGAGGGGCGACAGCCGCTGgaggatggcggcgcaggtgggCATGACCCAGAGGACGGTACTGTGGCTGGAGTACGCCTACCACGCCTTCCCTGACGTGCCCTTCATTGTCAAGAGTTACGATGACATATACATAAAAGTGCCACAGATAGTGAGCGACTTCGCCTACGTGTTAAATggtcggcggcaccgcgacCTCGACGCAAACTTGATGGACAATGACGGCAACGCACCGCTTCCCGTCGACGCTGTCAGTGGTGCTGGTGATAcgctgcgcaccggcgcccCACTTGGCTCCACCTctcagctgcgcctgccACACTCACCAGAGAGCGAGTGCGTGCACTGGGGTCTTCGAGATGAGAAGCGCTTTTTACAGAGGCAACACATGATGACTCGCAAACTGGCGCGCGTCGTGTTGGAGAAACCGCAGGAAGCCTACGGAACCAAAGGACTGCGggacgtggcgctgctgtccatGCGCGACTTCAACCCCATCTTCGCCGACATCTACACCGAAGTCGCGATGACCGAGGAGGATCGCTTCATCGGAAGCGTTCTGCACGGCcgacgcgcgcgtgccgcgcaGCTCTGTCCGCATCGCCGCATCACGCGCGTAGAGGAAACCATGTCCCGCTTTCACGATCTGCGGCGCGACGCCCGTGGTATCGTGACGTGGGCGTCTGTGGcactgcaccgctgcacccCGGCGGACATGTACTACTTGCACACGAACTACTTTGTGGAGGAGCACCGgctgagcggcggcaccacgccagccgaggcggcggcggccgagaaggcggcgcaggagcgtGGGGCACAGTGGATACGCGCGAACATAAACGCCTCGCTGGGGCCCGGCTGGGATAACCTGAACCCGGTGCTGTGGGTGCCCTACAGCGCACACCCGGAGGATGCGAAGCCAGGAATCTTTCTTGTGCAAGACGGTGTGGCCGTGTACAATATCACCTTTTAA
- a CDS encoding phosphoglycan beta 1,3 galactosyltransferase: MMTDRRPTTNKKIGEDGKWGLPVEVGMSQKLILWLEYAYHAFKDVPFIIKGDDDAYVKVPQFLSDVRYVMGGMQAREASLPLRRWVSGAREEAVGFTGATKAAAPAADADAYANGMPSLKAPPLVDEAECVYWGSLRHHLHTQFNAGMTFMMHRRVAQALLEPKASRHRLDIVRLAAEDFATRRTSAYRRIMFHHEDILMGLQIYRALSRVKELCPNGRLWYVKEWYARFHDIHVGRTHNVTWSTVVAHRCRPSDSYFLHYYFREEHRIAAAAGRYATEEEHEAAAVQMAAQWVTEIQKDPLMMALNWSSLPDVQWARNISRRPPFTLAEGDGVAMYENRYEYWTHEATNIHDGYRSLPQW; encoded by the coding sequence ATGATGACGGACCGCCGGCCGACCACGAACAAGAAGATCGGCGAGGACGGCAAGTGGGGCCTTCCCGTGGAGGTGGGAATGAGCCAGAAGCTGATCCTGTGGCTGGAGTACGCGTACCACGCCTTCAAGGATGTGCCTTTCATCATCAAGGGCGATGACGATGCCTACGTGAAGGTGCCGCAGTTCCTGAGCGATGTGCGGTATGTGATGGGTGGCATGCAGGCCCGGGAAGCGTCGCTGCCACTTCGTCGCTGGGTGAGCGGTGCACGTGAAGAGGCGGTAGGTTTTACAGGGGCGacgaaggcagcggcaccggcggcagacGCAGATGCGTACGCCAACGGAATGCCCTCTCTGAAAGCACCGCCGCTTGTGGATGAGGCTGAGTGCGTGTACTGGGGTAGCTTGCGGCATCACCTGCACACGCAGTTCAATGCCGGCATGACGTTTATGATGCATCGTCGCGTGGCGCAAGCGCTGCTCGAGCCGAAGGCGAGCAGACACCGACTGGACATTGTGCGCCTCGCCGCAGAGGACTTTGCCACGAGGCGGACGTCGGCATACCGGCGCATCATGTTCCACCATGAGGACATCCTCATGGGGCTGCAGATCTACCGCGCCTTGTCACGCGTGAAGGAGTTGTGTCCGAACGGGCGGCTGTGGTACGTGAAGGAGTGGTATGCTCGGTTTCACGACATACATGTTGGGCGGACGCACAACGTCACGTGGTCGACGGTCGTGGCGCACCGCTGTCGTCCGTCTGACTCGTACTTCCTGCACTATTACTTCCGCGAAGAGCACCGcatcgcagctgccgcgggcAGGTACGCcacagaggaagagcacgaggcggcggcggtccaGATGGCGGCACAGTGGGTGACCGAGATTCAGAAAGATCCGCTCATGATGGCGCTGAACTGGAGCAGTCTGCCAGATGTACAGTGGGCGCGGAACATCTCCCGACGCCCCCCATTCACGTTGGCcgaaggcgacggcgtcgcgaTGTACGAGAACCGCTACGAGTACTGGACGCATGAAGCGACGAACATCCATGACGGGTATCGCTCGCTTCCGCAGTGGTGA